One segment of Ricinus communis isolate WT05 ecotype wild-type chromosome 8, ASM1957865v1, whole genome shotgun sequence DNA contains the following:
- the LOC8265942 gene encoding lysine histidine transporter-like 8 isoform X1 — MGEMVEEVPLHSHGVNYVPSPSPLSSLHVITIAAGGSMRETPTSTDNNHDNISHAEANPQDAWLPVTESRNGNTCTSIFHLLSSGIGFQALLLPVAFSTLGCQLKYCRSWGIICLSLAFGWQLYTIWLLLHLHEHVPGTRYSRYLQLSIVAFGPKIGKVLAIFPVMYLSGGTCVVLIITGSKIMELLFETIHNSESKSLAGTGWFFVFTCLAIILAQRPNLNSIAGISLIAAITAFGYYTLIWVSTVSKDRPTGTSHSPLQAGRFDMARLSDILIALGIIMLSFRGHNLILEIQGTLPSSSKHPSYKPMWRAVLISYILIAMCLFPLVIVGFWAYGNKLPKKIGSMSMFLQFYSQNASKSIKITLYSLVLANCLSSFQIYAVPVFDNLELRYTSIKNKRCSRRIRTALRLFFGGLAFFVAVAFPFLPSLAAIIGGMALPLTFVYPCFMWISIKKPDKDLQTEEVLEVGRLPRILYILDKFSFTPKVLKLNTLLCNLVNMSET; from the exons atgggAGAGATGGTTGAAGAGGTGCCTCTCCATAGCCATGGCGTCAACTATGTCCCGAGCCCGAGCCCTCTGTCGTCCCTTCATGTCATCACTATTGCAGCGGGTGGCTCGATGAGAGAGACACCGACAAGTACAGACAACAACCATGATAATATTAGCCACGCAGAGGCCAATCCACAAGATGCTTGGCTACCTGTTACAGAATCAAGAAATGGCAACACTTGCACTTCCATATTTCATTTGCTTTCTTCTGGAATTGGGTTTCAAGCTCTTCTGCTTCCCGTTGCCTTCTCCACTCTGGGATG TCAGCTGAAGTATTGCAGGTCATGGGGCATCATATGTTTATCACTAGCATTTGGATGGCAGCTCTATACAATATGGCTTCTCCTTCATCTTCACGAGCATGTCCCTGGAACACGCTATAGCAGATATCTTCAACTTTCCATCGTTGCCTTTG gTCCAAAAATAGGGAAGGTGCTAGCAATATTCCCAGTAATGTACTTATCAGGAGGCACATGTGTGGTACTGATTATAACAGGAAGTAAGATAATGGAGCTTTTATTTGAAACAATACATAACAGTGAATCCAAGTCATTGGCTGGGACTGGGTGGTTCTTCGTTTTCACTTGTTTAGCTATAATCTTGGCTCAACGTCCTAACTTGAATTCCATTGCTGGGATCTCTCTCATTGCTGCAATTACAGCCTTTGGATATTACACCCTAATTTGGGTATCAACTGTCTCCAAGGATAGACCTACTGGTACTTCTCATTCCCCATTACAAGCAGGCAGATTTGATATGGCTAGACTTAGTGACATCTTGATTGCGCTTGGGATCATCATGCTTTCTTTTAGGGGTCACAATCTCATTCTTGAGATTCAG GGGACACTACCATCTAGTTCAAAACATCCATCGTATAAACCAATGTGGAGAGCAGTGCTCATATCTTACATTCTGATAGCTATGTGCTTATTTCCCCTTGTAATAGTAGGCTTTTGGGCTTACGGAAATAAG TTACCTAAAAAAATAGGAAGCATGAGCATGTTCTTGCAATTCTACAGCCAAAATGCCTCAAAATCCATAAAGATCACACTATATAGTTTGGTACTTGCAAACTGCTTAAGTTCATTCCAAATCTATGCAGTACCAGTTTTTGACAATTTGGAATTGAGATACACTAGCATCAAGAACAAAAGATGCTCGCGCCGGATTCGGACAGCTCTGCGCCTATTTTTTGGAGGATTAGCATTCTTTGTGGCAGTCGCATTCCCATTTTTACCAAGTCTAGCAGCTATAATAGGAGGAATGGCATTACCTCTAACATTTGTGTATCCTTGCTTCATGTGGATTTCAATCAAGAAACCTGATAAG GACCTGCAAACTGAGGAGGTGCTAGAAGTTGGTAGATTACCAAGGATATTATACATCCTAGACAAGTTTTCTTTCACTCCTAAggttttaaaactaaatacttTACTTTGTAATTTAGTAAACATGAGTGAAACTTGA
- the LOC8265942 gene encoding lysine histidine transporter-like 8 isoform X4 encodes MGEMVEEVPLHSHGVNYVPSPSPLSSLHVITIAAGGSMRETPTSTDNNHDNISHAEANPQDAWLPVTESRNGNTCTSIFHLLSSGIGFQALLLPVAFSTLGCQLKYCRSWGIICLSLAFGWQLYTIWLLLHLHEHVPGTRYSRYLQLSIVAFGPKIGKVLAIFPVMYLSGGTCVVLIITGTFGYYTLIWVSTVSKDRPTGTSHSPLQAGRFDMARLSDILIALGIIMLSFRGHNLILEIQGTLPSSSKHPSYKPMWRAVLISYILIAMCLFPLVIVGFWAYGNKLPKKIGSMSMFLQFYSQNASKSIKITLYSLVLANCLSSFQIYAVPVFDNLELRYTSIKNKRCSRRIRTALRLFFGGLAFFVAVAFPFLPSLAAIIGGMALPLTFVYPCFMWISIKKPDKDLQTEEVLEVGRLPRILYILDKFSFTPKVLKLNTLLCNLVNMSET; translated from the exons atgggAGAGATGGTTGAAGAGGTGCCTCTCCATAGCCATGGCGTCAACTATGTCCCGAGCCCGAGCCCTCTGTCGTCCCTTCATGTCATCACTATTGCAGCGGGTGGCTCGATGAGAGAGACACCGACAAGTACAGACAACAACCATGATAATATTAGCCACGCAGAGGCCAATCCACAAGATGCTTGGCTACCTGTTACAGAATCAAGAAATGGCAACACTTGCACTTCCATATTTCATTTGCTTTCTTCTGGAATTGGGTTTCAAGCTCTTCTGCTTCCCGTTGCCTTCTCCACTCTGGGATG TCAGCTGAAGTATTGCAGGTCATGGGGCATCATATGTTTATCACTAGCATTTGGATGGCAGCTCTATACAATATGGCTTCTCCTTCATCTTCACGAGCATGTCCCTGGAACACGCTATAGCAGATATCTTCAACTTTCCATCGTTGCCTTTG gTCCAAAAATAGGGAAGGTGCTAGCAATATTCCCAGTAATGTACTTATCAGGAGGCACATGTGTGGTACTGATTATAACAGGAA CCTTTGGATATTACACCCTAATTTGGGTATCAACTGTCTCCAAGGATAGACCTACTGGTACTTCTCATTCCCCATTACAAGCAGGCAGATTTGATATGGCTAGACTTAGTGACATCTTGATTGCGCTTGGGATCATCATGCTTTCTTTTAGGGGTCACAATCTCATTCTTGAGATTCAG GGGACACTACCATCTAGTTCAAAACATCCATCGTATAAACCAATGTGGAGAGCAGTGCTCATATCTTACATTCTGATAGCTATGTGCTTATTTCCCCTTGTAATAGTAGGCTTTTGGGCTTACGGAAATAAG TTACCTAAAAAAATAGGAAGCATGAGCATGTTCTTGCAATTCTACAGCCAAAATGCCTCAAAATCCATAAAGATCACACTATATAGTTTGGTACTTGCAAACTGCTTAAGTTCATTCCAAATCTATGCAGTACCAGTTTTTGACAATTTGGAATTGAGATACACTAGCATCAAGAACAAAAGATGCTCGCGCCGGATTCGGACAGCTCTGCGCCTATTTTTTGGAGGATTAGCATTCTTTGTGGCAGTCGCATTCCCATTTTTACCAAGTCTAGCAGCTATAATAGGAGGAATGGCATTACCTCTAACATTTGTGTATCCTTGCTTCATGTGGATTTCAATCAAGAAACCTGATAAG GACCTGCAAACTGAGGAGGTGCTAGAAGTTGGTAGATTACCAAGGATATTATACATCCTAGACAAGTTTTCTTTCACTCCTAAggttttaaaactaaatacttTACTTTGTAATTTAGTAAACATGAGTGAAACTTGA
- the LOC8265942 gene encoding lysine histidine transporter-like 8 isoform X2 → MGEMVEEVPLHSHGVNYVPSPSPLSSLHVITIAAGGSMRETPTSTDNNHDNISHAEANPQDAWLPVTESRNGNTCTSIFHLLSSGIGFQALLLPVAFSTLGWSWGIICLSLAFGWQLYTIWLLLHLHEHVPGTRYSRYLQLSIVAFGPKIGKVLAIFPVMYLSGGTCVVLIITGSKIMELLFETIHNSESKSLAGTGWFFVFTCLAIILAQRPNLNSIAGISLIAAITAFGYYTLIWVSTVSKDRPTGTSHSPLQAGRFDMARLSDILIALGIIMLSFRGHNLILEIQGTLPSSSKHPSYKPMWRAVLISYILIAMCLFPLVIVGFWAYGNKLPKKIGSMSMFLQFYSQNASKSIKITLYSLVLANCLSSFQIYAVPVFDNLELRYTSIKNKRCSRRIRTALRLFFGGLAFFVAVAFPFLPSLAAIIGGMALPLTFVYPCFMWISIKKPDKDLQTEEVLEVGRLPRILYILDKFSFTPKVLKLNTLLCNLVNMSET, encoded by the exons atgggAGAGATGGTTGAAGAGGTGCCTCTCCATAGCCATGGCGTCAACTATGTCCCGAGCCCGAGCCCTCTGTCGTCCCTTCATGTCATCACTATTGCAGCGGGTGGCTCGATGAGAGAGACACCGACAAGTACAGACAACAACCATGATAATATTAGCCACGCAGAGGCCAATCCACAAGATGCTTGGCTACCTGTTACAGAATCAAGAAATGGCAACACTTGCACTTCCATATTTCATTTGCTTTCTTCTGGAATTGGGTTTCAAGCTCTTCTGCTTCCCGTTGCCTTCTCCACTCTGGGATG GTCATGGGGCATCATATGTTTATCACTAGCATTTGGATGGCAGCTCTATACAATATGGCTTCTCCTTCATCTTCACGAGCATGTCCCTGGAACACGCTATAGCAGATATCTTCAACTTTCCATCGTTGCCTTTG gTCCAAAAATAGGGAAGGTGCTAGCAATATTCCCAGTAATGTACTTATCAGGAGGCACATGTGTGGTACTGATTATAACAGGAAGTAAGATAATGGAGCTTTTATTTGAAACAATACATAACAGTGAATCCAAGTCATTGGCTGGGACTGGGTGGTTCTTCGTTTTCACTTGTTTAGCTATAATCTTGGCTCAACGTCCTAACTTGAATTCCATTGCTGGGATCTCTCTCATTGCTGCAATTACAGCCTTTGGATATTACACCCTAATTTGGGTATCAACTGTCTCCAAGGATAGACCTACTGGTACTTCTCATTCCCCATTACAAGCAGGCAGATTTGATATGGCTAGACTTAGTGACATCTTGATTGCGCTTGGGATCATCATGCTTTCTTTTAGGGGTCACAATCTCATTCTTGAGATTCAG GGGACACTACCATCTAGTTCAAAACATCCATCGTATAAACCAATGTGGAGAGCAGTGCTCATATCTTACATTCTGATAGCTATGTGCTTATTTCCCCTTGTAATAGTAGGCTTTTGGGCTTACGGAAATAAG TTACCTAAAAAAATAGGAAGCATGAGCATGTTCTTGCAATTCTACAGCCAAAATGCCTCAAAATCCATAAAGATCACACTATATAGTTTGGTACTTGCAAACTGCTTAAGTTCATTCCAAATCTATGCAGTACCAGTTTTTGACAATTTGGAATTGAGATACACTAGCATCAAGAACAAAAGATGCTCGCGCCGGATTCGGACAGCTCTGCGCCTATTTTTTGGAGGATTAGCATTCTTTGTGGCAGTCGCATTCCCATTTTTACCAAGTCTAGCAGCTATAATAGGAGGAATGGCATTACCTCTAACATTTGTGTATCCTTGCTTCATGTGGATTTCAATCAAGAAACCTGATAAG GACCTGCAAACTGAGGAGGTGCTAGAAGTTGGTAGATTACCAAGGATATTATACATCCTAGACAAGTTTTCTTTCACTCCTAAggttttaaaactaaatacttTACTTTGTAATTTAGTAAACATGAGTGAAACTTGA
- the LOC8265942 gene encoding lysine histidine transporter-like 8 isoform X3: MGEMVEEVPLHSHGVNYVPSPSPLSSLHVITIAAGGSMRETPTSTDNNHDNISHAEANPQDAWLPVTESRNGNTCTSIFHLLSSGIGFQALLLPVAFSTLGWSWGIICLSLAFGWQLYTIWLLLHLHEHVPGTRYSRYLQLSIVAFGPKIGKVLAIFPVMYLSGGTCVVLIITGSKIMELLFETIHNSESKSLAGTGWFFVFTCLAIILAQRPNLNSIAGISLIAAITAFGYYTLIWVSTVSKDRPTGTSHSPLQAGRFDMARLSDILIALGIIMLSFRGHNLILEIQGTLPSSSKHPSYKPMWRAVLISYILIAMCLFPLVIVGFWAYGNKLPKKIGSMSMFLQFYSQNASKSIKITLYSLVLANCLSSFQIYAVPVFDNLELRYTSIKNKRCSRRIRTALRLFFGGLAFFVAVAFPFLPSLAAIIGGMALPLTFVYPCFMWISIKKPDKVSPMWWFNLGLGCLGLVLSVLLVIAAVWNLATKGLHANFFRP; this comes from the exons atgggAGAGATGGTTGAAGAGGTGCCTCTCCATAGCCATGGCGTCAACTATGTCCCGAGCCCGAGCCCTCTGTCGTCCCTTCATGTCATCACTATTGCAGCGGGTGGCTCGATGAGAGAGACACCGACAAGTACAGACAACAACCATGATAATATTAGCCACGCAGAGGCCAATCCACAAGATGCTTGGCTACCTGTTACAGAATCAAGAAATGGCAACACTTGCACTTCCATATTTCATTTGCTTTCTTCTGGAATTGGGTTTCAAGCTCTTCTGCTTCCCGTTGCCTTCTCCACTCTGGGATG GTCATGGGGCATCATATGTTTATCACTAGCATTTGGATGGCAGCTCTATACAATATGGCTTCTCCTTCATCTTCACGAGCATGTCCCTGGAACACGCTATAGCAGATATCTTCAACTTTCCATCGTTGCCTTTG gTCCAAAAATAGGGAAGGTGCTAGCAATATTCCCAGTAATGTACTTATCAGGAGGCACATGTGTGGTACTGATTATAACAGGAAGTAAGATAATGGAGCTTTTATTTGAAACAATACATAACAGTGAATCCAAGTCATTGGCTGGGACTGGGTGGTTCTTCGTTTTCACTTGTTTAGCTATAATCTTGGCTCAACGTCCTAACTTGAATTCCATTGCTGGGATCTCTCTCATTGCTGCAATTACAGCCTTTGGATATTACACCCTAATTTGGGTATCAACTGTCTCCAAGGATAGACCTACTGGTACTTCTCATTCCCCATTACAAGCAGGCAGATTTGATATGGCTAGACTTAGTGACATCTTGATTGCGCTTGGGATCATCATGCTTTCTTTTAGGGGTCACAATCTCATTCTTGAGATTCAG GGGACACTACCATCTAGTTCAAAACATCCATCGTATAAACCAATGTGGAGAGCAGTGCTCATATCTTACATTCTGATAGCTATGTGCTTATTTCCCCTTGTAATAGTAGGCTTTTGGGCTTACGGAAATAAG TTACCTAAAAAAATAGGAAGCATGAGCATGTTCTTGCAATTCTACAGCCAAAATGCCTCAAAATCCATAAAGATCACACTATATAGTTTGGTACTTGCAAACTGCTTAAGTTCATTCCAAATCTATGCAGTACCAGTTTTTGACAATTTGGAATTGAGATACACTAGCATCAAGAACAAAAGATGCTCGCGCCGGATTCGGACAGCTCTGCGCCTATTTTTTGGAGGATTAGCATTCTTTGTGGCAGTCGCATTCCCATTTTTACCAAGTCTAGCAGCTATAATAGGAGGAATGGCATTACCTCTAACATTTGTGTATCCTTGCTTCATGTGGATTTCAATCAAGAAACCTGATAAGGTTAGTCCCATGTGGTGGTTTAACTTGGGGCTAGGTTGCTTAGGCTTAGTTTTGAGTGTTTTACTAGTAATAGCGGCAGTTTGGAACTTAGCTACCAAAGGGTTACATGCTAACTTCTTCAGGCCTTAG
- the LOC8265944 gene encoding uncharacterized protein LOC8265944: MHAKTDSEGTSVDTSWAPRSPRRPVYYVQSPSNHDVEKMSYGSSPTGSPAHHYYHCSPIHHSRESSTSRFSASLKNPRSLSAWKHVQINHGHDDDDDDDDDDDNGGEMGGRYYGHGSARNIRLYICGFLFFVLLFTIFCLILWGASKAYKPQIIVKNIVFENFNVQAGNDQTGVPTDMLSLNSTVKIHYRNPATFFAVHVTSTPLELHYYQLKIASGQMKKFTQSRKSQRKVTTVVHASQIPLYGGVPLLASAKEHIEKVAVPLNLTFVVRSRAYILGRLVKSKFYKRVRCPVTLHGNKLGKPLNLTHSCVYH; encoded by the exons atgcaCGCGAAGACCGACTCAGAAGGAACCAGTGTAGACACATCATGGGCGCCAAGGTCCCCGAGGAGACCAGTATACTACGTACAGAGCCCGTCAAATCACGACGTGGAGAAAATGTCATATGGGTCAAGCCCAACTGGATCACCAGCACACCATTACTATCACTGTTCACCTATTCATCACTCTCGCGAATCATCCACTTCTCGCTTCTCTGCTTCTCTTAAGAACCCAAGAAGCCTTTCTGCTTGGAAACATGTTCAGATCAATCACGGTCACGATGATGACGACGACGACGACGACGACGATGATAACGGTGGTGAAATGGGGGGTCGTTATTATGGCCATGGTTCTGCTCGTAATATCAGACTGTATATTTGTGggtttttgttctttgttttGCTGTTTACTATCTTCTGCTTGATTTTATGGGGTGCTAGCAAGGCTTACAAGCCTCAGATCATCGTTAAG AATATTGTGTTCGAGAATTTTAATGTACAAGCGGGGAATGATCAGACAGGAGTGCCAACAGATATGTTGTCGTTGAATTCGACGGTCAAGATTCACTACAGAAATCCCGCAACATTTTTTGCCGTCCACGTCACTTCAACCCCTCTTGAACTTCACTATTACCAGCTCAAAATCGCCTCTGGACAG ATGAAGAAGTTTACTCAATCAAGGAAGAGCCAGAGGAAAGTGACAACGGTGGTGCATGCTTCTCAGATTCCCCTATATGGTGGTGTACCACTTCTTGCTAGCGCGAAAGAGCACATTGAGAAAGTAGCAGTGCCTCTGAACCTAACATTTGTGGTGAGGTCAAGAGCTTATATTCTGGGAAGATTGGTGAAATCCAAATTCTATAAGCGTGTCAGGTGTCCTGTTACTCTCCATGGCAACAAATTAGGCAAACCCCTTAATTTAACACATTCATGTGTTTACCACTGA
- the LOC125370876 gene encoding uncharacterized protein LOC125370876: protein MTGELGLGVFDGEDLVSNIEFAEKGWQTTVVRRQLPFLKLDVGSKREEGGGDSSKGREEKSEVSGGRKVAAATKKERKRAFACHFLFLVIALFFFFFFFFFFPIFILNPKKSKTKTKKDQ, encoded by the exons ATGACGGGGGAGCTTGGCTTGGGGGTTTTCGACGGCGAGGACCTTgtttccaacatcgaatttgCAGAAAAAGGGTGGCAAACAACTGTTGTACGACGGCAGCTTCCTTTCCTCAAGCTCGATGTCGGCAGCAAAAGAGAGGAAGGAGGAGGCGACAGCAGCAAGGGAAGGGAAGAAAAAAGCGAAGTTTCTGGCGGCCGAAAGGTGGCAGCAGCGacgaaaaaagaaagaaagagag CGTTTGCCTGTCACTTCCTTTTCTTGGTAATcgctctcttcttcttcttcttcttcttcttcttctttcctatCTTTATCTTGAACCCTAAAAAATCCAAAACCAAAACCAAAAAGGACCagtaa